One segment of Triticum aestivum cultivar Chinese Spring chromosome 2A, IWGSC CS RefSeq v2.1, whole genome shotgun sequence DNA contains the following:
- the LOC123184342 gene encoding L-gulonolactone oxidase 2-like, with the protein MELLRTLLAGLLLLHLAGSSPPPAPVVCARGTSDCTVTNAYGSFLDRATCRAANVVYPRTEAELVAAVAAAAAAKRKLKVATRYSHSFPKLACPGGRDGTIISTLRLNGTVSLDVAARLITVESGVVLQDLLRAAAAAGLALPHSPYWSGVTVGGLLATGAHGSSLWGKGGAVHEHVVGLRIVTPAPASRGFAVVRELGDGHPDLAAAKVSLGVLGVVSQVTLALQPLFKRSVTFVERDDADLEDQVAEWGHLHEFGDVAWQPGRGKVVYRQDDRVDVSSPGDGVNDHLVLRPTPALGRVEAMRAEELLEENGTDIARCEAAEAGQLQPQPQPPHGFTNDGEVFTGYPVVGYQHRMQATGSCIDSPEDGLLTSCKWDPRLGATFIYNTAISVPLHKAAAFVADVKRLRDLNPRAFCSLDARGGLLARYIRASSAHLGKPEDAVDFDLAYYRSYTAGAPRAHADVIDELEQMALRKYGGLPHWGKNRNFAFDSAVGRYPKAGEFLEVKGRYDPDGLFSSEWSDQVLGINGTSPSVDKEGCAMEGLCVCSDDSHCAPERGYLCRPGKVYREARVCSSSFPPAAGALRDEL; encoded by the coding sequence ATGGAACTTCTGAGGACTCTCCTCGCGGGtcttctcctcctccacctcgccggatcCAGTCCTCCGCCGGCTCCGGTGGTCTGCGCCCGCGGGACGTCCGACTGCACGGTCACCAACGCGTACGGCTCCTTCCTGGACCGTGCCACCTGCCGCGCGGCGAACGTCGTCTACCCGCGCACCGAAGCGGAGCTGGTCGCGGCcgtggcggccgcggcggcggcgaagcgcaAGCTTAAGGTGGCCACCAGGTACTCCCACAGCTTTCCCAAGCTCGCGTGTCCCGGCGGCCGCGACGGCACCATCATCAGCACCCTGCGGCTCAACGGCACGGTGAGCCTAGACGTGGCTGCGCGGCTCATCACCGTGGAGAGCGGCGTGGTCCTCCAGGACCTGCTCCGGGCCGCGGCCGCCGCGGGGCTCGCGCTGCCGCACTCGCCCTACTGGTCCGGCGTCACGGTCGGGGGGCTGCTCGCCACGGGCGCGCACGGGAGCTCGCtgtggggcaaggggggcgccgtccACGAGCACGTCGTCGGGCTGAGGATCGTGACGCCGGCGCCGGCGAGCCGGGGGTTCGCGGTGGTGAGGGAGCTTGGCGACGGGCACCCGGACCTGGCCGCCGCCAAGGTCTCCCTCGGCGTCCTCGGCGTCGTCTCCCAGGTCACTCTGGCGTTGCAGCCGTTGTTCAAACGGTCGGTGACATTCGTGGAGCGCGACGACGCGGACCTGGAGGACCAGGTGGCGGAGTGGGGGCACCTCCACGAGTTCGGCGACGTGGCGTGGCAGCCGGGGCGGGGAAAGGTCGTGTACCGCCAGGACGACCGCGTGGACGTGTCGTCGCCGGGCGACGGCGTGAACGACCACCTCGTCCTCCGGCCGACACCGGCGCTTGGGCGCGTCGAGGCCATGCGTGCAGAGGAGCTGCTGGAGGAGAACGGCACCGACATTGCCAGGTGCGAGGCGGCGGAGGCTGGCCAGctgcagccgcagccgcagccaccACACGGCTTCACCAACGACGGCGAGGTCTTCACGGGGTACCCCGTGGTGGGGTACCAGCACCGCATGCAGGCGACCGGCTCATGCATCGACAGCCCGGAAGACGGGCTCCTCACCTCCTGCAAGTGGGATCCTCGCCTGGGGGCCACCTTCATCTACAACACGGCCATCAGCGTCCCGCTCCACAAGGCCGCGGCGTTCGTCGCCGACGTGAAGCGCCTCCGGGACCTCAACCCGCGCGCGTTCTGCAGCCTGGACGCCAGGGGCGGCCTGCTCGCGCGCTACATCAGGGCGTCGTCCGCCCACCTCGGCAAGCCGGAGGACGCGGTTGACTTCGACCTCGCCTACTACCGGAGCTACACCGCCGGCGCGCCCCGCGCGCACGCGGACGTCATAGACGAGCTCGAGCAGATGGCGCTGCGCAAGTACGGCGGCCTACCGCACTGGGGCAAGAACCGCAACTTCGCCTTCGACAGCGCCGTCGGCAGGTACCCGAAGGCCGGCGAGTTCCTGGAGGTGAAGGGCAGGTACGACCCCGACGGGCTCTTCTCCAGCGAGTGGAGCGACCAGGTCCTCGGCATCAACGGGACGAGCCCGAGCGTCGACAAGGAAGGCTGCGCCATGGAAGGGCTGTGCGTCTGCTCCGACGACTCGCACTGCGCGCCGGAGAGGGGCTACCTCTGCCGGCCGGGGAAGgtgtacagagaggccagggtttGCTCGTCCTCGTTCCCGCCAGCCGCCGGCGCGCTCCGGGATGAGCTCTGA
- the LOC123184343 gene encoding uncharacterized protein, with the protein MASNNSTNAASEVSNAITDLNDHLATALGTGDEGKTTVITLAGENNGAAMDAEDLVVVEAGGEGDEEEGEDEEVHVAAYTNSNYQAVNNSVLLAGSCAVRDPGVHVVIVEHVDDIRDCDGDEIFEDGEVAK; encoded by the coding sequence atggCTTCCAACAACAGCACCAACGCGGCCTCCGAGGTGAGCAACGCCATCACCGACCTCAACGACCACCTCGCCACCGCCCTCGGCACCGGCGACGAGGGCAAGACCACCGTCATCACGCTGGCGGGGGAGAACAACGGCGCGGCCATGGACGCGGAGGACCTGGTCGTCGTCGAggccggcggcgagggggacgaggaggagggcgaggacgaggaggtgCACGTGGCCGCCTACACCAACAGCAACTACCAGGCGGTGAACAACTCGGTGCTCCTCGCCGGCAGCTGCGCCGTCAGGGACCCCGGCGTCCACGTCGTCATCGTGGAGCACGTCGACGACATCCGCGACTGCGACGGCGACGAGATCTTCGAGGACGGCGAGGTGGCCAAGTGA